In one Sphingomonas hankookensis genomic region, the following are encoded:
- a CDS encoding dicarboxylate/amino acid:cation symporter → MSQATRILAGLGAGLALGVFLAGQSPDTALSGIAIAEPIGTAWLNALRMTIVPLVVALLITGIAQTAEAARAGRIATRSLLLFIVILWTSSALGALFTLTLLDLFPLGQTAAEALRSTFGTAAPAAKVPPFTDFLVAIVPTNPVSAAANDQFLPLILFTLVFGFALTRLPQDNRSVLVRLFQAIADTMLIVINWVLWLGPIGVFALGYVVGARAGTAAFGALVHYVLVLMSVGMGVWLLAYPLARIGGRVPIGRFLKATAPAQAVAISTQSSLASLPAMLKGAGDVGVPVATSGVVLPMAVALFRATGPAMNLGVALYVAHVFGVPLGAGQIAAGIAAGAITTMGAASLPGQISFVSSIAPIAVAMGVPVEPLALLVAVETMPDIVRTLGNVTMNVAVTATIGERVGGSATSEADVILAEG, encoded by the coding sequence ATGTCGCAGGCGACACGAATATTGGCGGGACTGGGTGCGGGGCTGGCGCTGGGCGTTTTCCTGGCGGGACAGTCGCCGGACACCGCCCTGTCGGGCATCGCCATCGCCGAACCGATCGGTACGGCGTGGCTGAACGCGCTGCGCATGACCATCGTGCCGCTGGTCGTCGCGCTGCTCATCACCGGCATCGCCCAGACGGCGGAGGCGGCGCGCGCCGGGCGGATCGCCACCCGGTCGCTGCTGCTGTTCATCGTCATCCTGTGGACGTCGTCGGCGCTGGGCGCGCTGTTCACGCTGACGCTGCTCGACCTGTTCCCGCTGGGGCAAACCGCCGCCGAAGCGTTGCGCTCGACCTTCGGCACGGCTGCGCCGGCCGCGAAGGTGCCGCCGTTCACCGACTTCCTCGTCGCGATCGTGCCGACCAATCCGGTATCGGCGGCGGCGAACGACCAGTTCCTGCCGCTGATCCTGTTCACGCTCGTCTTCGGCTTTGCGCTGACGCGCCTGCCGCAGGACAATCGCTCGGTGCTGGTGCGGCTGTTCCAGGCGATTGCCGACACGATGCTGATCGTCATCAACTGGGTGCTGTGGCTGGGGCCGATCGGCGTGTTCGCCCTAGGCTATGTCGTCGGCGCGCGGGCGGGCACGGCGGCGTTCGGCGCGCTGGTCCATTATGTGCTGGTACTGATGAGCGTCGGGATGGGCGTCTGGCTGCTCGCCTACCCGCTGGCGCGGATCGGCGGACGCGTGCCGATCGGCCGTTTCCTGAAGGCGACGGCACCGGCACAGGCGGTCGCGATCTCGACGCAAAGCTCGCTCGCCTCGCTGCCGGCGATGCTGAAGGGGGCGGGCGATGTCGGCGTGCCGGTGGCGACGTCGGGCGTGGTGCTGCCGATGGCGGTGGCGCTGTTCCGTGCGACGGGACCGGCGATGAACCTCGGCGTCGCGCTCTATGTCGCGCATGTGTTCGGCGTGCCGCTGGGGGCGGGGCAGATCGCGGCGGGGATCGCGGCGGGCGCGATCACGACGATGGGCGCGGCCAGCCTGCCGGGGCAGATCAGCTTCGTGTCCTCGATCGCGCCGATCGCGGTGGCGATGGGGGTGCCGGTCGAACCGCTGGCGCTGCTGGTCGCGGTGGAGACGATGCCGGATATCGTGCGGACGCTGGGCAATGTGACGATGAACGTCGCGGTGACCGCGACCATCGGCGAGCGCGTTGGGGGTTCGGCGACCAGCGAGGCGGATGTGATTCTCGCGGAAGGCTAA
- the pgi gene encoding glucose-6-phosphate isomerase, whose amino-acid sequence MTRDDMAMQDWSAIEGLGSTKLTELFAKDPDRLAKLTVDVGGLHFDFAKTHLDDAAIDAFTGLAATMELAAKRDALFAGQVVNVTEGRAATHTAERGEGNPDDVAQARAFQSRMRQVIDAIEADAFGPVRHILHVGIGGSALGPDLIFDALGRDEDKYDVAIVSNVDGVAMEEAVKGFDPAATLLVVASKTFTTTETMLNAESAMAWMREGGVEDPYGRVIALTASPDRAVEWGVDETRVLPFAESVGGRYSLWSTLGFPFALALGFQAYEELLEGAAEMDRHFRLSEPAKNAPVLAAFADLYYSQVKGCETRATFAYDERLRLLPSYLQQLEMESNGKSVTAAGEPLGRNSAAITWGGVGTDAQHAVFQLLHQGTRIVPLEFVAVVEAGDTLDPAHHRQLLLNAFAQGAALMAGKANADPARAYAGDRPSSTILLKDLDPRTLGALIAFYEARTFVNAALLGINPFDQFGVELGKEMAKAADQGGQTFDASTNDLLARAGLA is encoded by the coding sequence ATGACGAGGGACGATATGGCGATGCAGGACTGGTCCGCGATCGAGGGGCTTGGCAGCACGAAGCTCACCGAATTGTTCGCAAAGGATCCCGACCGGCTGGCCAAGCTGACCGTCGATGTCGGCGGGCTGCATTTCGATTTCGCCAAGACCCATCTGGACGATGCGGCGATCGACGCGTTCACCGGGCTGGCCGCGACGATGGAGCTGGCGGCGAAGCGCGACGCGCTGTTCGCCGGGCAGGTGGTGAATGTCACCGAAGGGCGCGCTGCGACCCATACCGCCGAGCGCGGCGAGGGTAACCCGGACGATGTCGCACAGGCGCGCGCGTTCCAGTCGCGGATGCGGCAGGTGATCGACGCGATCGAGGCGGATGCGTTCGGGCCGGTACGCCACATCCTGCATGTCGGCATCGGCGGGTCGGCGCTCGGCCCCGACCTGATCTTCGACGCGCTGGGGCGTGACGAGGACAAGTATGACGTGGCGATCGTGTCGAACGTCGACGGCGTGGCGATGGAAGAGGCGGTCAAGGGCTTCGACCCCGCCGCCACGCTGCTGGTCGTCGCGTCCAAGACCTTCACCACGACCGAGACGATGCTGAACGCGGAATCGGCGATGGCGTGGATGCGCGAGGGCGGGGTCGAGGACCCTTATGGCCGCGTGATCGCGCTGACCGCCTCGCCCGACCGCGCGGTGGAATGGGGCGTCGACGAAACCCGCGTGCTGCCGTTCGCCGAGTCGGTCGGCGGGCGCTATTCGCTGTGGTCGACGCTGGGGTTCCCGTTCGCGCTGGCGCTGGGGTTCCAGGCCTATGAGGAACTTCTGGAAGGCGCGGCCGAGATGGATCGGCATTTCCGCTTGAGCGAACCGGCGAAGAATGCGCCGGTGCTGGCGGCCTTTGCCGACCTTTATTATTCGCAGGTGAAGGGTTGCGAGACGCGGGCGACGTTTGCCTATGACGAGCGGTTGCGGTTGCTGCCGTCCTATCTCCAGCAGCTTGAGATGGAATCGAACGGCAAGTCGGTGACGGCGGCCGGCGAGCCGCTGGGGCGCAATTCGGCGGCGATCACCTGGGGCGGGGTCGGCACCGATGCCCAGCATGCGGTGTTCCAGCTGCTGCATCAGGGTACGCGCATCGTGCCGCTGGAATTCGTCGCGGTGGTCGAGGCGGGCGACACCCTCGACCCGGCGCATCACCGGCAGCTGCTGCTTAACGCCTTTGCGCAGGGGGCGGCGCTGATGGCGGGGAAGGCCAATGCCGATCCGGCGCGCGCCTATGCCGGCGACCGGCCGTCGTCGACGATCCTGCTGAAGGATTTGGACCCGCGCACGCTGGGGGCGCTGATCGCGTTCTATGAGGCGCGGACGTTCGTGAATGCCGCGTTGCTGGGCATCAACCCGTTCGACCAGTTCGGTGTCGAGCTGGGCAAGGAAATGGCGAAGGCAGCCGATCAGGGTGGTCAGACGTTCGATGCGTCGACCAACGACCTTCTGGCACGGGCAGGACTTGCATGA
- a CDS encoding GIY-YIG nuclease family protein, with product MRGGWTYIMANRRFGMTYVGVTADLAARVWQHRRDSGSAYCRKYGIRTLVLAEKHDDIESAIRREKALKAWRAEWKHQLIADANPEWRDLFDDIV from the coding sequence ATGCGCGGGGGCTGGACCTACATCATGGCGAACCGCCGGTTCGGCATGACCTATGTCGGGGTGACGGCCGACCTTGCCGCGCGGGTGTGGCAGCACAGGCGGGATAGTGGGTCTGCCTATTGCCGGAAGTACGGTATCAGGACGCTGGTTCTCGCGGAAAAGCATGATGATATCGAAAGCGCTATCCGGCGGGAGAAGGCGCTCAAGGCGTGGCGGGCCGAATGGAAGCACCAGTTGATCGCAGACGCCAACCCGGAATGGCGGGATTTGTTCGACGACATCGTTTGA
- a CDS encoding DUF3617 domain-containing protein, translated as MKKLIPLAALGALALTACGDQKTGSTTLTSNSATGQVVSSETGAGAETPKLQPGKWEIRTQVSDLKMANMPAGMPANPPAQTNTICITPEQAAKGPEEMLKQSGADCTVASNSFAGGRMESDVSCKLPGDTQMTGKTTGTFTPTSFTTDQQMEMTGRTAMSQKVRIEGKRIGECETK; from the coding sequence ATGAAAAAGCTGATCCCCCTGGCAGCGCTGGGTGCGCTGGCCCTGACGGCCTGCGGCGACCAGAAGACCGGATCGACCACGCTGACCAGCAATTCGGCGACCGGTCAAGTGGTGTCGTCCGAAACCGGGGCGGGCGCGGAAACGCCCAAGCTGCAACCGGGCAAGTGGGAGATCCGCACGCAGGTCAGCGACCTGAAGATGGCGAACATGCCCGCCGGCATGCCCGCCAACCCGCCGGCGCAGACCAACACCATCTGCATCACGCCGGAGCAGGCGGCGAAGGGACCGGAGGAAATGCTGAAGCAGTCGGGCGCGGACTGCACCGTTGCCAGCAACAGCTTTGCCGGCGGCAGGATGGAAAGCGACGTCAGCTGCAAATTGCCCGGCGACACGCAGATGACCGGCAAGACGACGGGCACGTTCACCCCGACAAGCTTCACGACCGATCAGCAGATGGAAATGACCGGCCGGACGGCGATGTCGCAGAAGGTCCGCATCGAGGGCAAGCGCATCGGCGAATGCGAAACTAAGTAA
- the glmM gene encoding phosphoglucosamine mutase: MARKYFGTDGIRGLTNTKPMTAEMAMRIGMAAGAHFRRGDHRHRVVIGKDTRLSGYMLENAMVAGFTSVGMDVVLVGPLPTPAVAMLTHSMRADMGVMISASHNPYQDNGIKLFGPDGYKLSDADELAIEELIDSEIELSAPGDIGRANRIEDARGRYIHFAKSTFPENLRLDGMKLVVDCANGAAYNVAPSALWELGAEVIAIGVTPNGKNINDRVGSTAPQTLSETVVASGAQVGIALDGDADRLIVVDEAGKVIDGDQLMATIAASWARAGRLKGGGLVATVMSNLGLERHLAAQGLGLVRTAVGDRHVLEKMRTSGYNVGGEQSGHIILSDYATTGDGLVAALQVLAEIQRSGAPASEVLHRFDPLPQLLKNVRFAGGKPLDDPRVKDVVAGVEAELAGRGRLVLRASGTEPVIRVMAEGEDAAHVEQVVDRICDAVRQAAA, encoded by the coding sequence ATGGCAAGGAAATATTTCGGCACCGACGGGATTCGCGGGCTGACCAACACCAAGCCGATGACCGCCGAGATGGCGATGCGCATCGGCATGGCGGCAGGCGCGCACTTCCGCCGGGGCGATCACCGGCACCGCGTGGTGATCGGCAAGGACACGCGCCTGTCGGGCTATATGCTCGAAAATGCGATGGTCGCGGGGTTCACTTCGGTCGGCATGGACGTGGTGCTGGTCGGCCCGCTGCCGACCCCGGCGGTGGCGATGCTGACCCATTCGATGCGCGCCGATATGGGCGTGATGATCTCCGCCAGCCACAACCCGTATCAGGACAATGGCATCAAGCTGTTCGGCCCGGACGGCTACAAGCTGTCCGATGCCGACGAACTGGCGATCGAGGAACTGATCGACAGCGAGATCGAGCTGTCGGCGCCGGGTGATATCGGACGCGCCAACCGGATCGAGGACGCGCGCGGACGCTATATCCACTTCGCCAAGTCGACCTTTCCCGAAAACCTGCGATTGGACGGCATGAAGCTGGTCGTCGATTGCGCCAATGGCGCGGCGTACAATGTCGCCCCCTCGGCGCTATGGGAACTGGGCGCGGAGGTCATCGCGATCGGCGTGACCCCCAATGGCAAGAACATCAACGACCGCGTCGGATCGACCGCGCCGCAGACGCTGTCGGAAACGGTCGTCGCATCGGGCGCGCAGGTCGGCATCGCGCTGGACGGTGACGCCGACCGGCTGATCGTGGTCGACGAAGCGGGCAAGGTGATCGACGGCGATCAGCTGATGGCGACCATCGCCGCCAGCTGGGCGCGCGCCGGAAGGTTGAAGGGCGGCGGCCTCGTCGCCACCGTCATGTCGAACCTGGGGCTGGAGCGGCATCTGGCGGCGCAGGGGCTGGGACTGGTGCGCACCGCCGTCGGCGATCGCCACGTCCTCGAAAAGATGCGGACGTCGGGCTATAATGTCGGGGGGGAACAGTCGGGGCATATCATCCTGTCCGACTATGCGACGACCGGCGACGGGCTGGTCGCGGCATTGCAGGTGCTGGCGGAAATCCAGCGATCGGGCGCACCGGCCAGCGAAGTGCTGCACCGCTTCGACCCGCTGCCGCAGCTGCTCAAGAATGTGCGCTTCGCCGGGGGCAAGCCGCTCGACGATCCGCGGGTGAAGGATGTCGTTGCCGGCGTCGAGGCGGAACTGGCCGGGCGCGGACGGCTGGTGCTGCGCGCGTCGGGCACCGAACCGGTGATCCGGGTGATGGCGGAGGGCGAGGACGCCGCCCATGTCGAACAGGTGGTCGACCGCATCTGCGACGCGGTGCGGCAGGCGGCGGCCTGA
- a CDS encoding DUF922 domain-containing protein — protein sequence MPTAPAATALFAALLTLQGSATPFDGIANVRVEEYAVTGRSVAAIRRSIDAARPTDPNDGKRVDGLSRWNINWRWRRDAAGTCSTTLDNIGFEAVVTVPRLADSDVPARVRAQFDRYLATLLKHEEGHVRYAWDHRGEVADAINAAGCDGIKDAGMAAVRTIAEHDVAYDKATRHGADIITPFH from the coding sequence ATGCCGACCGCCCCCGCCGCCACCGCCCTGTTCGCCGCGCTGCTGACGCTGCAAGGCTCCGCCACCCCGTTCGACGGCATCGCCAATGTCCGGGTCGAGGAATATGCCGTCACCGGCCGCAGCGTGGCCGCGATCCGTCGATCGATCGACGCTGCCCGCCCGACCGATCCGAACGACGGCAAGCGCGTCGACGGGCTCAGCCGCTGGAACATCAACTGGCGCTGGCGGCGCGATGCGGCGGGCACGTGCAGCACGACGCTCGACAATATCGGGTTCGAAGCGGTCGTCACCGTTCCCCGCCTCGCCGACTCCGACGTCCCGGCCAGGGTCCGCGCGCAGTTCGACCGCTACCTCGCCACGCTGCTGAAGCATGAGGAAGGCCATGTCCGCTATGCGTGGGACCATCGCGGCGAGGTGGCCGACGCGATCAACGCCGCCGGCTGCGACGGGATCAAGGACGCCGGCATGGCGGCGGTGCGCACGATCGCCGAGCACGACGTCGCCTATGACAAGGCGACCCGCCACGGCGCGGACATCATCACTCCGTTTCACTGA
- the rnc gene encoding ribonuclease III: protein MAAAVDVVLGRAVAPDRGRLLSDALHDWVGQALGRAPTRIDDYARALTHGSTARATYERLEFLGDRVLGLAVAEWLYERFPSESEGALSKRFNALVTGAVCAEIARGIGVVPHLKLGKQARDDGAGDSDNVLGDVMEALIGAYYLDHGHDAARALVRTLWGSRIDAQLRVPRHPKSALQEWAAANNRRPPEYAIVDKSGPGHAPRFTVRVTIGKLAAAEATGTSKQEAETLAAKTLLAQLGD from the coding sequence ATGGCTGCTGCCGTGGACGTGGTTCTCGGCCGCGCGGTGGCACCGGATCGGGGAAGGCTTCTGAGCGACGCCCTGCACGACTGGGTCGGCCAGGCGCTGGGCCGTGCGCCGACCCGCATCGACGATTACGCCCGCGCGCTGACCCATGGCAGCACGGCACGCGCGACCTATGAGCGGCTCGAATTTCTCGGCGACCGCGTGCTGGGGCTCGCCGTCGCCGAATGGCTCTACGAACGCTTTCCCTCGGAGAGCGAAGGCGCGCTGTCGAAGCGGTTCAACGCGTTGGTGACCGGTGCCGTCTGTGCGGAAATCGCGCGCGGCATCGGCGTGGTCCCGCATCTGAAGCTCGGCAAGCAGGCGCGCGACGACGGCGCCGGCGACAGCGACAATGTGCTGGGCGATGTGATGGAGGCGCTGATCGGCGCCTATTATCTCGACCATGGCCATGACGCCGCGCGCGCGTTGGTCCGCACGCTATGGGGATCGCGGATCGACGCGCAACTGCGCGTGCCGCGCCACCCGAAATCGGCGCTGCAGGAATGGGCCGCCGCGAACAATCGCCGTCCGCCCGAATATGCGATCGTCGACAAGAGCGGCCCCGGCCACGCGCCGCGCTTCACCGTGCGCGTAACCATCGGCAAGCTGGCGGCGGCCGAAGCCACCGGCACGTCGAAGCAGGAGGCCGAGACGCTGGCGGCGAAGACGTTGCTCGCGCAACTGGGCGACTGA
- the gorA gene encoding glutathione-disulfide reductase — translation MSDYDYDLFVIGAGSGGTRAARVSAAHGAKVAVAEEYRVGGTCVIRGCVPKKLLVYGAHFAEDLRDAKAFGWDVPPQCDFSWPRLRDNVLSEVDRINGAYTSTLENHGVDIIHERATVTGPHSVKLAGGREVTAERILIAVGAKPAVPSCPGAEHGITSNEAFHLDAIPKRVLIAGAGYIANEFAGVFHQFGAHVILINRTDVILRGYDESIRDRLLQISMTKGIEFRFHAEFEGIEKGDDGCLTVKMSGHEPVTVDMVMFATGRVPNTEGLGLESAGVELDDKGAVKVDDKAQSTCPSIYAVGDVTNRVQLTPVAIREGQAFADRTYGGKDVTVDYDCIPSAVFSHPPMAGVGMTEGEAKTTLGSVKVYLSDFRPMKNVLAGRNERALYKMICEETTGRIVGLHMIGPDAPEILQAAAIAVKAGLTKDQFDQTVALHPTMAEELVLMK, via the coding sequence ATGAGCGATTACGACTACGACCTCTTCGTCATCGGCGCGGGATCGGGCGGCACCCGCGCCGCCCGCGTGTCGGCGGCGCATGGCGCGAAGGTGGCGGTGGCGGAGGAGTATCGCGTCGGCGGCACCTGCGTCATCCGCGGCTGCGTGCCGAAGAAGCTGCTGGTGTACGGCGCTCATTTCGCCGAGGATCTGCGCGATGCGAAGGCGTTCGGCTGGGACGTGCCGCCGCAATGCGACTTTTCCTGGCCGCGGCTGCGCGACAATGTGCTGAGCGAGGTCGACCGGATCAACGGCGCGTACACCAGCACGCTGGAGAATCACGGCGTCGACATCATTCACGAACGCGCGACCGTGACCGGTCCGCATTCGGTCAAGCTGGCGGGCGGGCGCGAGGTGACGGCCGAGCGCATCCTGATCGCGGTCGGGGCCAAGCCGGCGGTGCCGTCCTGTCCGGGGGCGGAGCATGGCATCACTTCGAACGAGGCGTTCCATCTGGATGCGATCCCGAAGCGGGTGCTGATCGCCGGCGCGGGCTATATCGCCAACGAGTTCGCGGGCGTGTTCCACCAGTTCGGCGCGCATGTCATCCTGATCAACCGCACCGACGTCATCCTGCGCGGCTATGACGAATCGATCCGCGACCGGCTGCTGCAGATTTCGATGACCAAGGGCATCGAGTTCCGCTTCCACGCCGAGTTCGAGGGGATCGAGAAGGGCGACGATGGCTGCCTGACCGTCAAGATGTCGGGGCATGAGCCGGTGACGGTCGACATGGTGATGTTCGCGACTGGGCGCGTGCCGAACACCGAGGGGCTGGGGCTGGAGAGCGCGGGCGTCGAGCTGGACGACAAGGGCGCGGTGAAGGTCGATGACAAGGCGCAATCGACCTGCCCGTCCATCTATGCGGTCGGCGACGTCACCAACCGGGTGCAGCTGACCCCGGTCGCGATCCGCGAAGGCCAGGCGTTCGCCGACCGCACCTATGGCGGCAAGGACGTGACGGTCGATTACGACTGTATCCCGAGCGCGGTGTTCAGCCATCCGCCGATGGCGGGCGTCGGCATGACCGAGGGCGAGGCGAAGACCACGCTGGGCTCGGTCAAGGTGTACCTGTCCGACTTCCGCCCGATGAAGAACGTGCTGGCCGGCCGCAACGAACGCGCGCTGTACAAGATGATCTGCGAGGAGACGACCGGGCGGATCGTGGGCCTGCACATGATCGGGCCGGACGCGCCGGAGATTTTGCAGGCGGCAGCGATCGCGGTGAAGGCCGGGCTGACCAAGGATCAGTTCGACCAGACGGTCGCGCTGCATCCGACCATGGCGGAAGAGCTGGTGCTGATGAAGTAG
- a CDS encoding phosphatase PAP2 family protein: MNETLRPEPRPSRRTPWSIIGIAAAGFVLLLLFFLADQVVRGSSFAFDRQLLLALRGTDGAPVASEKFTSMVRDVTALGSTTVLTIVVAFVALLLASTGRWRTGLLIAAACASGSWANMLFKQAVSRARPDLVPHLMAETSNSFPSGHAANSAIVYLTLATLAWPLLRQRAARAFAMAAAASLVVAIGVSRVYLGVHWPSDVLAGWLFGALWAIGWWRIELRVLGGR, encoded by the coding sequence ATGAACGAAACCCTTCGTCCCGAACCCCGCCCGTCCCGCCGTACGCCGTGGAGCATCATCGGCATCGCCGCCGCCGGCTTCGTCCTGCTGCTACTGTTCTTCCTCGCCGATCAGGTAGTGCGGGGAAGCAGCTTCGCGTTCGACCGGCAGCTGCTGCTGGCGCTGCGGGGGACCGATGGCGCGCCGGTCGCGTCGGAGAAATTCACGTCGATGGTCCGCGACGTCACCGCGCTCGGCAGTACGACGGTGCTGACCATCGTCGTCGCCTTCGTCGCGCTGCTGCTGGCCAGTACCGGACGGTGGCGGACCGGGCTGCTGATCGCGGCGGCGTGCGCCAGTGGCAGCTGGGCCAATATGCTGTTCAAGCAGGCGGTGTCCCGCGCGCGTCCCGATCTGGTCCCGCACCTGATGGCGGAGACGTCGAACAGTTTCCCCAGCGGCCATGCCGCCAATTCGGCGATCGTGTACCTGACACTGGCGACGCTCGCCTGGCCGCTGTTGCGCCAGCGCGCCGCACGGGCGTTCGCGATGGCGGCCGCGGCATCGCTGGTCGTCGCGATCGGGGTCAGCCGGGTTTATCTGGGCGTGCACTGGCCGAGCGACGTGCTGGCCGGATGGCTGTTCGGGGCGCTGTGGGCGATCGGATGGTGGCGGATCGAACTGCGCGTGCTGGGCGGACGGTAA
- the lepB gene encoding signal peptidase I yields MALDPAPATPTPTPPAPATKPKRSEGADLMVFLLKLAIVVFIIRSFLFSPFSIPSGSMQPRLMIGDYLFITKWNYGYSRYSLPWGIPLIPGRILPRTPARGDVVVFKAPPSAKQDYIKRVIGIPGDTVQMRGGQLFLNGKAIPKQRVADWVAPVSPNTNCDYAFQRIVAEQPVCAYPQFRETLPNGKSYNVLDLGTTEADDTGVFTVPAGHAFLMGDNRDDSADSRFPAREGGGIGIVPLENIEGKAVVNFFSTDGSAEWLLPWTWFSAARWHRIGEGF; encoded by the coding sequence ATGGCTCTCGACCCCGCCCCGGCTACCCCCACGCCGACTCCGCCCGCGCCCGCCACCAAGCCGAAGCGTTCGGAAGGGGCGGACCTGATGGTCTTCCTGCTGAAGCTCGCCATCGTGGTGTTCATCATCCGCTCGTTCCTGTTCTCGCCCTTCTCGATCCCGTCGGGATCGATGCAGCCGCGATTGATGATCGGCGACTATCTGTTCATCACCAAATGGAACTACGGCTATTCGCGCTATTCGCTGCCTTGGGGCATCCCGCTGATCCCCGGCCGCATCCTGCCGCGCACGCCCGCGCGCGGCGACGTGGTGGTGTTCAAGGCGCCGCCGAGCGCGAAGCAGGACTATATCAAGCGCGTGATCGGCATCCCCGGCGACACGGTACAGATGCGCGGCGGACAGCTGTTCCTGAACGGCAAGGCGATCCCGAAGCAGCGCGTCGCCGACTGGGTCGCGCCGGTATCGCCCAACACCAATTGCGACTATGCCTTCCAGCGGATCGTCGCCGAACAGCCGGTCTGCGCCTATCCGCAGTTCCGCGAGACGTTGCCGAACGGCAAGAGCTACAACGTCCTCGACCTCGGCACGACCGAGGCGGACGATACCGGCGTGTTCACCGTGCCGGCCGGCCATGCGTTCCTGATGGGCGACAATCGCGACGACAGCGCCGACAGCCGCTTCCCGGCACGCGAAGGCGGCGGCATCGGCATCGTCCCGCTGGAGAATATCGAGGGCAAGGCCGTCGTGAACTTCTTCTCGACCGATGGCTCGGCCGAATGGCTGCTGCCGTGGACGTGGTTCTCGGCCGCGCGGTGGCACCGGATCGGGGAAGGCTTCTGA
- a CDS encoding DUF1272 domain-containing protein, whose product MLAMKPACERCDAPLPAAAHGAFICSHECTFCADCADDLDEVCPNCRGELVDRPTRRK is encoded by the coding sequence ATGCTGGCAATGAAGCCGGCATGCGAGCGATGCGACGCGCCGCTGCCGGCGGCAGCGCATGGCGCGTTCATCTGCTCGCACGAATGCACCTTCTGCGCGGATTGTGCGGATGACCTCGATGAGGTGTGTCCGAACTGTCGCGGCGAGTTGGTGGATCGGCCGACGCGGCGCAAATAG
- the thiD gene encoding bifunctional hydroxymethylpyrimidine kinase/phosphomethylpyrimidine kinase yields MTTPRILIVAGSDSGGGAGIQADIKTATMLGAHAMTAITAITAQNTLGVDAVHPIPTDMVMAQIDAVVRDIGVDAVKIGMIGSARTAHALADRLRDLPGVPVVFDPVMISTSGARLADEATVAAFERLMAVATVATPNLPELEALGGVDDMLSHGCAVLQKGGHGEGEVLVDRLHQRGSGAAPLVEWSSPRIDGMATHGTGCTLSTAIACELAKEWTLVEAIGRARSFVRIAMLGADELGRGAGPMAQQGVRLDLNQSRWSPMLNQVTVPASDVPASEHFYRLLGLKAIVRSSRRYARFETEGGATFSIEMTEERKVPAVYFEVGDLNVVVHYLKGQGLSFAQEPIDRPWGWREARLFDPAGNEVCLYQAGEMRRFPPWRIADA; encoded by the coding sequence ATGACCACACCCCGTATCCTGATCGTCGCCGGTTCCGATTCCGGCGGGGGCGCCGGTATCCAGGCGGATATCAAGACCGCGACGATGCTGGGCGCGCACGCCATGACCGCGATCACCGCGATCACCGCGCAGAACACGCTGGGCGTCGATGCAGTGCATCCCATCCCGACCGACATGGTGATGGCGCAGATCGATGCGGTAGTGCGCGATATCGGCGTCGATGCGGTGAAGATCGGCATGATCGGATCGGCGCGCACGGCGCACGCGCTGGCCGACCGGCTGCGCGACCTGCCCGGCGTCCCGGTGGTGTTCGACCCGGTGATGATCTCGACCAGCGGTGCGCGGCTCGCCGACGAAGCGACGGTCGCCGCGTTCGAGCGGCTGATGGCGGTCGCGACGGTCGCGACGCCGAACCTGCCCGAACTGGAAGCCCTGGGCGGCGTGGACGACATGCTGTCGCATGGCTGTGCCGTCCTGCAAAAGGGCGGGCACGGCGAGGGCGAGGTACTGGTCGACCGGCTGCATCAACGCGGCAGCGGTGCCGCGCCGTTGGTCGAATGGTCGTCCCCGCGCATCGACGGGATGGCGACGCATGGCACCGGCTGTACCCTGTCGACCGCGATCGCGTGCGAGCTGGCGAAGGAATGGACGCTGGTCGAGGCGATCGGCCGCGCGCGCAGTTTCGTGCGGATCGCGATGCTGGGTGCCGACGAACTGGGGCGCGGCGCGGGACCGATGGCGCAGCAGGGGGTGCGACTCGACCTCAACCAGTCGCGCTGGTCGCCGATGCTGAACCAGGTGACGGTGCCGGCCAGCGACGTGCCGGCGAGCGAGCATTTCTACCGCCTGCTCGGCCTCAAGGCGATCGTGCGGTCCAGCCGCCGCTATGCCCGGTTCGAGACCGAGGGCGGGGCGACCTTCTCGATCGAGATGACCGAGGAGCGCAAGGTGCCGGCGGTGTATTTCGAAGTCGGCGACCTGAACGTCGTGGTCCACTATCTGAAAGGGCAGGGGTTGTCGTTCGCGCAGGAGCCGATCGACCGGCCCTGGGGCTGGCGCGAGGCGCGGCTGTTCGATCCGGCGGGCAACGAGGTTTGCCTGTACCAGGCGGGCGAGATGCGGCGGTTTCCGCCATGGCGCATCGCCGATGCCTGA